In one window of Paracoccus saliphilus DNA:
- the thrC gene encoding threonine synthase has product MRYVSTRGEAPVLNFEQAMLSGLARDGGLYLPETVPVMDDISALEGLPYEEVAYRVIRPYTGDCFTEDELRGAIDRAYARIAHAARAPLKQLAPGHHLLELFHGPTLAFKDFAMQLIAQLFEIALKRSGQRITIVGATSGDTGSAAIEAFKGIDNVDVFIMFPHGRVSEVQRRQMTTPDAANVHALAVDGHFDDCQARLKDLFNDHDFRDQVGLAGVNSINWARVVAQIVYYFSSAVSLGAPHREVDFTVPTGNFGDILAGSFAREMGLPIRRLIVATNQNDILHRALTTGEYRIGTVEPSISPSMDIQVSSNFERALYLAYGKDAGAIRQIMDELKAGGFTISQGALQALRELYVSGRVSEDETLAMIRTIREETGEVLCPHSAIGAAVARQNIEPGVPMVTLATAHPAKFPDAVERAVGVRPDLPPHMANLFDLPETVTRVENDVNALKSLILERRTN; this is encoded by the coding sequence ATGCGTTACGTCTCGACGCGGGGAGAAGCCCCGGTTTTGAACTTTGAGCAGGCGATGCTGTCGGGGCTGGCGCGCGATGGCGGGCTTTATCTGCCCGAAACCGTTCCGGTCATGGACGATATCTCTGCGCTGGAGGGGCTGCCTTATGAAGAGGTCGCCTATCGCGTCATTCGCCCCTATACCGGCGATTGCTTCACCGAGGATGAGCTGCGTGGCGCAATTGACCGGGCATATGCCCGGATTGCCCATGCTGCCCGCGCGCCCTTAAAGCAACTTGCCCCGGGCCATCACCTGCTGGAGCTGTTCCACGGCCCGACGCTGGCCTTCAAGGATTTCGCGATGCAACTGATCGCGCAGCTCTTCGAGATCGCGCTGAAGCGGTCCGGGCAGCGCATCACCATCGTGGGCGCGACGTCGGGCGATACCGGCTCGGCCGCGATCGAGGCGTTCAAGGGTATCGACAATGTCGATGTGTTCATCATGTTCCCGCATGGCCGTGTCAGCGAGGTTCAGCGGCGGCAAATGACCACGCCGGACGCCGCCAATGTCCACGCGCTGGCCGTGGACGGGCATTTCGACGATTGCCAGGCGCGGCTGAAGGATCTGTTCAACGACCATGATTTTCGCGATCAGGTCGGCTTGGCGGGTGTGAACAGCATCAACTGGGCGCGGGTGGTGGCTCAGATCGTCTACTATTTCTCCTCGGCAGTCAGCCTTGGCGCCCCGCATCGCGAAGTGGATTTCACCGTTCCGACCGGCAATTTCGGCGACATCCTGGCAGGGTCTTTTGCCCGCGAGATGGGGCTGCCGATCCGTCGGCTGATCGTGGCAACGAACCAGAACGACATCCTGCACCGGGCCCTGACCACCGGCGAATACCGGATCGGCACCGTCGAGCCCTCGATCTCGCCCTCGATGGATATCCAGGTCAGCTCCAATTTCGAGCGGGCGCTGTACCTGGCCTATGGCAAGGATGCAGGGGCGATCCGCCAGATCATGGACGAGTTGAAAGCGGGCGGCTTCACGATCAGCCAGGGCGCCTTGCAGGCGCTGCGCGAGCTATATGTCTCGGGCCGGGTGTCCGAGGACGAGACGCTGGCGATGATCCGCACCATCCGCGAGGAAACCGGAGAGGTGCTGTGCCCACACAGCGCCATCGGGGCTGCGGTCGCGCGACAAAATATCGAGCCCGGCGTGCCGATGGTGACCCTGGCCACCGCGCATCCCGCGAAATTCCCCGACGCGGTCGAGCGGGCGGTGGGCGTTCGTCCGGACCTGCCCCCGCATATGGCGAACCTGTTCGACTTGCCCGAAACTGTGACTCGCGTTGAAAATGATGTAAACGCGCTGAAATCGCTGATCCTGGAACGGAGAACCAATTGA
- a CDS encoding class I SAM-dependent DNA methyltransferase gives MAGTSAFLDKVYEADGGESMRRYYNDWADIYDADLRENDYRTPARCAAALARHLTDGDAPILDFACGTGLSGVALKEAGFTTIDGTDISEGMLEKARAKGAYRELFRAEPDTVLDTGDRQYMGVTAVGAIGAGAAPAGNIDGAIASLAPGGVFVVSLNDHTLEDPQFEARLNRAIADGRVEKIMAEDGQHLPAIGLGARVWAVRRL, from the coding sequence ATGGCCGGTACGAGCGCATTCCTGGACAAGGTTTACGAGGCAGATGGCGGCGAAAGCATGCGCCGATACTACAATGACTGGGCCGATATCTATGACGCGGACCTGCGCGAGAACGATTACCGCACGCCCGCACGCTGCGCCGCCGCCCTTGCCAGGCATCTTACCGACGGGGACGCGCCGATCCTCGATTTCGCCTGCGGAACCGGCCTCTCGGGTGTCGCGCTGAAAGAGGCGGGCTTCACCACCATCGACGGCACCGACATCTCCGAGGGCATGCTGGAAAAGGCCCGCGCCAAGGGCGCCTATCGCGAGTTGTTTCGCGCCGAGCCGGATACAGTTCTCGATACCGGTGACCGGCAATATATGGGCGTCACAGCCGTGGGCGCGATCGGCGCAGGGGCGGCTCCGGCCGGGAATATCGACGGGGCAATCGCAAGCCTCGCGCCCGGAGGCGTCTTCGTCGTCTCTCTCAACGATCACACGCTCGAAGATCCGCAATTCGAGGCACGGCTGAACCGGGCCATCGCCGATGGCCGGGTCGAGAAGATCATGGCCGAAGACGGCCAGCACCTGCCCGCAATCGGCTTGGGTGCCCGTGTCTGGGCAGTGCGCCGGCTCTGA
- a CDS encoding SURF1 family protein: MRRYLFPLILGVVGCAILIGLGIWQLQRMAWKEGMLAEIQAQIDAPAMPLPAQVDPSMKYMPVTVSGTTTGDEIDLLSHTKEQGGGYQVVSRFITDDGREIMVDRGFVPQEARHLERGPVRLNVRGNLHWPDEKSGSTPAPNLDENIWFARDVPAMAEALETQPVLVVASFVEGDAQGVEPIPVAIEGIPNNHLSYAVQWFMIAAVWAGMTAALIWRIRQRTY, translated from the coding sequence ATGCGCCGCTATCTCTTTCCCCTGATCCTTGGCGTGGTCGGCTGTGCCATCCTGATCGGCCTTGGCATCTGGCAATTGCAGCGGATGGCGTGGAAAGAGGGGATGCTGGCCGAGATCCAGGCGCAGATCGACGCCCCCGCCATGCCCTTGCCCGCGCAGGTCGATCCATCGATGAAATACATGCCGGTCACGGTCAGCGGGACCACGACGGGCGACGAGATCGACCTGCTGTCCCATACCAAGGAGCAGGGCGGCGGCTACCAGGTCGTCTCGCGCTTCATCACCGATGACGGGCGGGAGATCATGGTGGACCGCGGCTTCGTCCCGCAAGAGGCGCGTCATCTCGAACGTGGCCCGGTCCGGCTGAACGTCCGCGGCAACCTGCACTGGCCGGACGAGAAGAGCGGCTCGACCCCGGCGCCGAACCTTGACGAGAATATCTGGTTCGCCCGCGATGTCCCCGCCATGGCCGAAGCGCTCGAGACCCAACCTGTCCTTGTCGTCGCCAGCTTTGTCGAAGGCGATGCGCAAGGGGTTGAGCCCATCCCCGTCGCCATCGAGGGGATCCCGAACAACCACCTGTCCTATGCCGTGCAATGGTTCATGATCGCCGCTGTATGGGCAGGGATGACAGCCGCGCTGATCTGGCGTATCAGGCAGCGGACATATTGA
- a CDS encoding FMN-binding glutamate synthase family protein encodes MRLKITSAVERARYYERYLPFVIAILMVPLGLALIAIAPILGVLLAVLGLAGTCMGIYDLSQTSHALMRNYPLASRMRYLLEHFRPEIRQYFVEDDHDETPFSREQRAVVYRRAKGIEGVRPFGTLRDVYGDGYEWLNHSLATTHLENQDFRIRVGGPDCTQPYDSSVVNISGMSYGALSPNAIEALNRAAKAGGFAHTTGEGSISRFHRMGGDLVWQIGSGYFGCRHPDGSFNPERFSETAAGDAVKMIEIKLSQGAKPGHGGILPGPKVTEAIAEARGIPVGEDCISPSSHSVFSTPRELCEFIRQLRDLSGGKPVGIKLCVGHPWEWFAMAKAFRETGITPDFITVDGGEGGTGAAPVEFADHKGAPLREGLMLVHNTLVGLDIRDRIKLIASAKIITAFDICRISALGADGVNMARGFMFAIGCIQAQACHTGKCPTGITTQDRDRYRALVVPDKAKRAARFHNGTMHALQEACESSGLRHPDEFTPHHLMIRTSPREVRSAASLYDWLKPGELLSSDVPHPAFAKYWGRAQIDSFAMMASENG; translated from the coding sequence ATGCGACTGAAAATTACAAGCGCGGTCGAACGTGCTCGGTATTACGAGCGTTATCTGCCTTTTGTCATTGCAATTCTGATGGTGCCCCTGGGGCTTGCCCTGATCGCGATAGCGCCGATCCTGGGCGTTCTGCTGGCGGTTCTGGGGCTCGCCGGAACCTGCATGGGGATTTATGACCTGAGCCAGACGAGCCACGCCTTGATGCGGAATTACCCGCTGGCTTCGAGGATGCGCTATCTGCTGGAGCATTTCCGCCCTGAGATCCGGCAATATTTCGTCGAGGACGATCATGACGAAACGCCTTTCTCGCGCGAGCAGCGTGCCGTGGTGTATCGCCGTGCGAAGGGGATCGAGGGCGTGCGGCCCTTTGGCACGCTGCGCGATGTCTATGGCGACGGATACGAATGGCTGAACCATTCACTGGCGACTACCCATCTGGAAAATCAGGATTTTCGCATTCGCGTCGGAGGGCCGGACTGCACGCAGCCCTATGACAGTTCGGTCGTGAACATCTCGGGCATGTCCTATGGTGCGCTGTCACCCAATGCGATCGAGGCGCTGAACCGCGCGGCCAAGGCGGGCGGTTTCGCGCATACGACCGGCGAAGGCTCGATCTCGCGGTTTCACAGGATGGGAGGGGATTTGGTCTGGCAGATCGGCTCGGGCTATTTCGGGTGCCGGCATCCCGATGGCAGTTTCAATCCCGAACGGTTTTCTGAGACCGCCGCGGGTGATGCGGTGAAGATGATCGAGATCAAGCTGAGCCAGGGCGCCAAGCCCGGCCATGGCGGCATCCTGCCGGGGCCAAAAGTGACCGAGGCGATTGCCGAGGCACGCGGGATTCCCGTGGGTGAGGATTGCATAAGCCCTTCTTCGCACTCTGTTTTTTCGACGCCAAGAGAGCTTTGCGAATTCATTCGCCAGCTGCGCGACCTCTCGGGCGGCAAGCCGGTGGGCATCAAGCTTTGCGTGGGGCATCCTTGGGAATGGTTCGCCATGGCCAAGGCCTTTCGCGAGACGGGCATCACCCCCGATTTCATCACCGTGGATGGCGGCGAGGGGGGCACCGGCGCGGCGCCGGTCGAATTCGCCGATCACAAGGGGGCACCGCTGCGCGAAGGCCTGATGCTGGTGCATAACACGTTGGTTGGGCTGGATATTCGTGATCGGATCAAGCTGATTGCCTCGGCCAAGATCATCACCGCTTTCGACATCTGCCGGATCTCGGCATTGGGGGCGGATGGGGTGAACATGGCGCGCGGTTTCATGTTCGCCATCGGTTGCATCCAGGCGCAGGCCTGCCACACCGGTAAATGCCCGACCGGCATCACCACGCAGGATCGCGACCGTTACCGGGCGCTGGTCGTGCCGGACAAGGCGAAACGCGCGGCCCGGTTCCACAACGGCACCATGCACGCGCTGCAAGAAGCCTGTGAAAGCTCGGGGTTACGGCATCCGGACGAGTTCACGCCCCATCACCTGATGATCCGCACCAGCCCGCGCGAGGTCAGGTCGGCGGCCAGCCTGTATGACTGGCTCAAGCCCGGAGAGCTGTTGTCCAGCGATGTCCCGCACCCCGCTTTTGCGAAATATTGGGGCAGGGCGCAGATCGACAGTTTCGCGATGATGGCATCGGAAAACGGGTGA
- a CDS encoding M16 family metallopeptidase, with protein MPGLHSTALGVWVSAGGRNERVEQNGVAHFLEHMAFKGTKTRSALQIAEAIEDVGGFINAYTSRDATAYYVRVLEDDVDLAFDVISDIVLNPVFDQREIEVERGVILQEIGQSLDTPDDVIFDWLQEAAYPDQAIGRPILGPAERVSSFGRTDLASFVAENYGPGQMVVAAAGAVDHDRMVRLAEAAFGHLAPILQAPREGAVWQGREVRHVKKLEQAHFAMALEGPGYLAPDFYAAQIFSAALGGGMSSRLFQKIREERGLCYTIFAQSGFHDDTGMMTIYAGTGGEDVADLANLTIDEIRRAAGDISETEVARAKAQLRAGLLMGLESPSAQAERIARVLAIWGRVMDPAEVAERIASVSLADVRAHAERLIGQSRPALALYGPVDQAPSREALAERLAA; from the coding sequence ATGCCGGGCCTGCATTCCACGGCTCTGGGCGTATGGGTTAGCGCGGGTGGACGGAATGAACGGGTTGAACAGAACGGCGTTGCTCATTTCCTGGAGCATATGGCATTCAAGGGGACCAAGACCCGCAGCGCCCTGCAGATCGCCGAGGCGATCGAGGATGTGGGCGGTTTCATCAACGCCTATACCTCGCGCGACGCGACCGCCTATTACGTCCGGGTGCTCGAGGATGATGTCGATCTGGCCTTCGACGTGATTTCGGACATCGTCTTGAACCCGGTCTTCGACCAGCGCGAGATCGAGGTTGAGCGCGGCGTGATCCTGCAGGAAATCGGGCAGTCTCTGGACACGCCCGACGACGTGATCTTCGACTGGCTGCAAGAGGCCGCCTATCCCGATCAGGCCATCGGCCGGCCGATCCTTGGCCCGGCAGAGCGGGTCAGCAGCTTTGGCCGCACCGATCTGGCCAGTTTCGTCGCCGAGAATTACGGTCCCGGCCAGATGGTGGTGGCCGCTGCGGGTGCCGTCGATCATGATCGCATGGTGCGGCTCGCCGAGGCCGCGTTCGGGCATCTGGCCCCGATCCTGCAAGCCCCACGCGAGGGCGCGGTCTGGCAGGGGCGCGAGGTGCGGCATGTCAAGAAACTGGAGCAGGCCCATTTCGCCATGGCGTTGGAAGGGCCGGGTTATCTCGCACCGGATTTCTATGCAGCGCAGATATTTTCGGCCGCGCTTGGCGGCGGCATGTCCTCGCGGCTGTTCCAGAAAATCCGGGAAGAGCGCGGGCTGTGCTATACGATCTTCGCGCAATCCGGGTTCCACGACGATACCGGCATGATGACGATCTACGCGGGAACCGGGGGAGAGGATGTCGCCGATCTGGCCAACCTCACCATCGACGAGATCAGGCGGGCCGCCGGGGATATCTCGGAGACCGAGGTAGCACGCGCCAAGGCGCAATTGCGTGCCGGGTTGCTGATGGGGCTGGAAAGTCCTTCGGCTCAGGCCGAGCGGATTGCGCGGGTTCTGGCGATCTGGGGTAGGGTGATGGACCCTGCCGAAGTGGCCGAGCGGATCGCTTCGGTCAGCCTTGCCGATGTCCGCGCCCATGCCGAACGTCTGATCGGTCAGTCCCGCCCGGCGCTTGCGCTTTACGGTCCCGTAGATCAGGCGCCCTCGCGTGAGGCGCTGGCAGAACGGCTTGCCGCCTGA
- a CDS encoding cytochrome c oxidase assembly protein — translation MSRESRTVLGLVGVVLTMGALAWAAVPFYSWFCSVTGFGGTTQVSTAAPDEVLEEVVRVRFDANVDEDLGWTFRPMQAKMDVKIGDNAMAYYEAVNNTDETITGTASYNVAPEVAGYYFSKIQCFCFTEQTLKPGERVEMPVNFYVDPDLLEDRDASWVRDITLSYTFHRTEPKQAALDAVPANNVN, via the coding sequence ATGAGCCGCGAATCCCGCACCGTTCTGGGCTTGGTGGGCGTCGTGCTGACGATGGGCGCGCTGGCTTGGGCGGCAGTGCCCTTCTATAGCTGGTTTTGCAGCGTCACCGGCTTTGGCGGCACCACGCAGGTTTCGACCGCCGCGCCCGACGAGGTGTTGGAAGAGGTCGTCCGGGTCCGTTTCGATGCCAATGTGGACGAGGATCTGGGTTGGACCTTCCGCCCGATGCAGGCCAAGATGGATGTCAAGATCGGCGACAACGCGATGGCCTATTACGAGGCCGTCAACAATACCGACGAGACGATCACCGGCACCGCCAGCTATAACGTCGCGCCCGAGGTGGCGGGATATTATTTCAGCAAGATCCAGTGCTTCTGCTTTACCGAGCAGACTCTGAAGCCCGGTGAACGGGTCGAGATGCCGGTCAATTTCTATGTCGATCCCGATCTTCTGGAGGATCGGGATGCAAGCTGGGTGCGGGACATTACCCTGTCCTACACTTTCCACCGGACCGAGCCGAAGCAGGCCGCGCTTGACGCGGTCCCGGCGAATAACGTCAACTGA
- a CDS encoding lytic murein transglycosylase, with amino-acid sequence MSISRFFISAALISAVASCAGPQSYSPSGPSGSSVTPASIPAADPGDEAGLQRFIQSFRSRALSSGVSAGTYDRAMRIARYNPDVIRLDRKQAEFSRPVWLYLDSAVSDSRISTGRQKAGQLSRTLSAIESRYGVPREIVLAVWGMESNFGGNRGKMQIIPSLTTLAYDGRRGEMFQNQLIAALKILQAGDIDPEHMLGSWAGAMGHTQFMPTSYLEYAVDFTGDGRRDIWSDDPTDALASTAAYLARNGWQRGQAWGAEVQLPSGFNYNLIGKGTRRSSGDWASQGVRKMGGGSLPSGNGSIIMPAGAKGPAFLILDNFRSLLRYNNSDNYALGVAFLGERIAGRSGIQGGWPRNDRRMSSSEREEIQRRLRAKGFYDGEIDGLFGSGTMEAVAAFQRSIGATPDGYPTSIVLDQLRR; translated from the coding sequence ATGTCAATTTCACGTTTTTTCATTTCCGCCGCGCTGATCAGCGCCGTAGCCTCTTGCGCCGGCCCCCAAAGCTACTCGCCAAGCGGGCCTTCCGGCTCATCGGTCACCCCGGCATCCATTCCCGCGGCCGATCCGGGCGACGAGGCCGGGTTGCAGCGATTCATCCAGTCCTTCCGGTCCCGCGCCCTGTCATCGGGCGTCTCCGCCGGCACCTATGACCGAGCCATGCGCATCGCCCGCTACAATCCCGATGTCATCCGGCTGGATCGCAAGCAGGCTGAATTCTCGCGCCCCGTCTGGCTCTACCTGGACAGCGCCGTCTCGGATTCGCGCATCTCGACCGGGCGCCAGAAGGCCGGACAGCTCAGCCGGACATTGAGCGCCATCGAATCCCGCTATGGAGTCCCGCGCGAGATCGTGCTGGCAGTCTGGGGGATGGAGTCGAATTTCGGCGGCAATCGCGGCAAGATGCAGATCATCCCCTCGCTCACCACGCTGGCCTATGATGGCCGCCGGGGCGAGATGTTCCAGAACCAGCTTATCGCCGCGCTCAAGATCCTGCAGGCAGGCGATATCGACCCCGAGCATATGCTGGGCAGCTGGGCGGGCGCGATGGGTCATACCCAGTTCATGCCCACCTCCTATCTCGAATATGCCGTCGATTTCACCGGCGACGGCCGCCGCGACATCTGGTCCGACGACCCGACCGACGCGCTGGCCTCGACCGCCGCGTACCTCGCCCGCAACGGCTGGCAGCGCGGCCAGGCATGGGGGGCCGAGGTTCAGCTTCCATCCGGCTTCAACTACAACCTGATCGGCAAGGGCACCCGCCGCTCCAGTGGCGATTGGGCGTCACAGGGCGTCCGCAAGATGGGCGGCGGCAGCCTGCCCTCGGGCAATGGCTCGATCATCATGCCGGCAGGGGCGAAAGGCCCGGCCTTCCTGATCCTCGACAATTTCCGTTCGCTCCTGCGTTACAACAACTCGGACAATTACGCCCTCGGCGTGGCCTTCCTGGGCGAGCGGATCGCCGGGCGGTCGGGCATCCAGGGCGGTTGGCCGCGTAACGACCGGCGGATGAGCAGCTCGGAACGCGAGGAAATCCAGCGCCGCCTGCGCGCCAAGGGTTTCTATGACGGCGAGATCGACGGGCTGTTCGGCTCGGGCACGATGGAAGCCGTCGCGGCATTCCAACGCTCGATCGGGGCGACGCCGGATGGCTATCCGACCTCGATCGTGCTGGACCAGCTTCGGCGCTAA
- a CDS encoding GNAT family N-acetyltransferase, producing MFLRRRPVRLEAERIVLRLPAHSDFNAWSALRIESRDFLTPWEPVWSPDHLTRKSFTNRVYWAARASKGGTALPLFLLRRDGVLLGAITLDNIRRGPAQTGTIGYWIGKPFARQGYMREAIGVLVHHAFTTLDLSRIEAACLPENAASRGVLERSGFKYEGVAQSYLQINGRWRNHVLYANLRSDRRGRSEAR from the coding sequence ATGTTCTTGCGGCGGCGCCCCGTCCGGCTGGAAGCCGAGCGGATCGTGTTGCGGCTTCCCGCCCATTCGGATTTCAACGCCTGGTCGGCGCTGCGCATCGAAAGCCGCGATTTCCTGACTCCGTGGGAGCCGGTCTGGTCCCCCGATCACCTGACGCGCAAGAGTTTTACCAACCGCGTCTACTGGGCCGCACGGGCGAGCAAGGGGGGCACGGCCCTGCCGCTGTTCCTGCTGCGCCGCGACGGGGTACTGCTGGGGGCGATCACGCTGGACAATATTCGCCGTGGTCCCGCACAGACCGGGACCATCGGCTATTGGATCGGGAAGCCCTTTGCGCGTCAGGGCTATATGCGCGAGGCGATCGGGGTGCTGGTGCATCACGCCTTCACCACGCTTGACCTGTCCCGGATCGAGGCCGCCTGCCTGCCGGAAAACGCCGCTTCACGGGGAGTGCTGGAGCGGTCGGGTTTCAAATATGAAGGAGTCGCGCAAAGCTATCTGCAGATCAATGGGCGCTGGCGAAACCATGTGCTTTACGCCAACCTGCGAAGCGATCGGCGAGGGCGCAGCGAAGCGCGGTGA
- a CDS encoding FAD-binding oxidoreductase, with translation MTLNPADEKLAKRLPEGILRDLSPSYLEEPRGRFLGQAGLIAAPRDVEEAAAVVCACAEMLVPIVPRGGGTGLVGGQVMSDGPAPLILSLERMTAIRGVYANEGVMLAEAGATLQQARDAAAEAGRQFPLSLAAQGTAQIGGVLSTNAGGVNVLRHGNARALCLGIEAVLPSGEIMHDLKRLRKDNTGYDLRDLLIGAEGTLGIITAASLVLAPVPAETGVAMLVVDSPEAALQLLSLAQSRMAGGVTAFELISGQGLEFLSEHFPQIRQPFDTRPDWTALVEVGLPAGLQADTALEDLFVAGAEAGLVSDGVIAQSGQQAGEFWNLREHIPEANRAVGAIASHDISLPLSEIAGFIRDAGKMLAEQGDLRINCFGHLGDGNLHYNLFPAQGRHRDEYDDIRRDLSYRIHEMVVTRGGSFSAEHGVGRLKTDDLARWGDPARLAAMRAIKRALDPAGIMNPGAILPISS, from the coding sequence ATGACCCTGAACCCCGCCGATGAAAAGCTGGCAAAGCGGCTTCCCGAAGGCATTCTGCGTGACCTCTCTCCGTCCTATCTCGAAGAGCCGAGGGGGCGTTTTCTCGGGCAGGCCGGGCTGATCGCTGCGCCGCGCGATGTCGAGGAGGCGGCGGCGGTCGTGTGCGCCTGTGCGGAAATGCTTGTGCCCATCGTCCCGCGCGGCGGCGGCACCGGACTGGTCGGCGGACAGGTGATGTCCGATGGCCCCGCCCCGCTGATCCTGTCGTTGGAGCGAATGACGGCGATCCGCGGGGTTTACGCCAATGAGGGCGTGATGCTGGCCGAGGCCGGCGCGACATTGCAGCAGGCGCGCGACGCGGCGGCCGAGGCCGGACGGCAATTCCCGCTGTCGCTGGCGGCGCAGGGGACGGCGCAGATAGGCGGGGTGTTGTCGACCAATGCGGGCGGTGTCAACGTGCTGCGCCATGGCAATGCGCGGGCGCTGTGCCTGGGGATCGAGGCGGTGCTGCCTTCGGGCGAGATCATGCATGATCTCAAACGGTTGCGTAAGGATAATACCGGTTACGACCTGCGGGATCTGCTGATCGGCGCAGAAGGAACCTTGGGGATCATCACGGCGGCATCGCTGGTGCTTGCCCCGGTTCCGGCTGAGACCGGGGTGGCGATGCTGGTCGTGGACAGTCCGGAGGCTGCCTTGCAACTGCTGTCCCTGGCGCAATCCCGCATGGCCGGGGGCGTGACCGCGTTCGAGCTGATCTCGGGGCAGGGGCTGGAATTCCTGTCCGAGCATTTCCCGCAAATCCGGCAGCCCTTCGATACGCGCCCGGACTGGACGGCGCTGGTCGAGGTCGGGCTTCCCGCCGGATTGCAGGCCGATACGGCGCTGGAAGACCTTTTTGTCGCGGGGGCAGAGGCCGGGCTGGTCAGCGATGGCGTGATCGCGCAATCGGGACAGCAGGCCGGGGAGTTCTGGAACCTGCGCGAACATATCCCCGAGGCGAACCGTGCCGTCGGGGCGATCGCCAGCCACGATATCAGCCTGCCCCTGTCCGAGATCGCCGGGTTCATCCGCGATGCCGGGAAGATGCTGGCCGAGCAGGGCGATCTGCGGATCAACTGCTTTGGCCATCTGGGCGACGGGAACCTGCATTACAACCTGTTCCCGGCCCAGGGACGGCATCGCGACGAGTATGATGATATCCGTCGCGACCTGTCCTATCGCATTCACGAGATGGTCGTGACTCGTGGCGGTTCGTTCTCGGCGGAGCATGGTGTTGGCCGCCTGAAAACCGATGATCTGGCGCGTTGGGGAGATCCCGCGCGGCTGGCCGCGATGCGGGCGATCAAGCGGGCGCTCGATCCCGCGGGCATCATGAATCCGGGAGCAATATTACCTATTTCCAGCTGA
- a CDS encoding cytochrome c oxidase subunit 3, which yields MAHAKNHDYHILPPSIWPFIGAVSAFIMLFGAVMWMQERGPWMFLIGFTGVLYVMYSWWADVIREGETGDHTPVVRIGLQYGFLLFIISEVMFFVAWFWNFIKNAMYPMGPESPLKDGVWPPEGIVTFDPWHLPFINTLILLLSGVAVTWAHHAWVHEGDRKTTINGLIVAVVLGAFFTVLQAYEYSHAQFGLSDTAYAGAFFLATGFHGLHVIIGTIFLLVCLIRFNKGQMTQEQHVGFEAAAWYWHFVDVVWLFLFAVIYIWGS from the coding sequence ATGGCGCACGCAAAGAACCACGACTATCATATTCTTCCGCCCTCCATCTGGCCCTTCATTGGCGCGGTTTCGGCCTTCATCATGCTGTTCGGCGCCGTGATGTGGATGCAGGAACGCGGCCCCTGGATGTTCCTGATCGGCTTTACCGGCGTCCTCTATGTCATGTATAGCTGGTGGGCCGACGTGATCCGCGAAGGCGAGACTGGCGATCATACTCCGGTCGTTCGCATCGGGCTGCAATACGGCTTCCTCCTGTTCATCATTTCCGAAGTGATGTTCTTCGTCGCCTGGTTCTGGAATTTCATCAAGAACGCGATGTACCCGATGGGCCCGGAAAGCCCGCTCAAGGATGGTGTCTGGCCGCCCGAAGGGATCGTGACCTTCGATCCCTGGCATCTGCCCTTCATCAACACGCTGATCCTGCTGCTGTCAGGCGTCGCCGTGACCTGGGCTCACCATGCCTGGGTGCATGAGGGCGACCGCAAGACCACCATCAACGGCCTGATCGTCGCGGTTGTGCTTGGCGCATTCTTTACCGTGCTACAGGCCTATGAATACAGCCATGCGCAGTTCGGCCTGTCCGACACCGCCTATGCCGGGGCGTTCTTCCTGGCGACCGGTTTCCACGGTCTGCATGTCATCATCGGGACGATCTTCCTGCTGGTCTGCCTGATCCGCTTCAATAAAGGGCAGATGACCCAGGAACAGCATGTCGGATTCGAGGCTGCTGCATGGTATTGGCACTTCGTCGATGTGGTCTGGCTGTTCCTCTTTGCCGTGATCTATATCTGGGGAAGCTGA